A segment of the Luteolibacter arcticus genome:
ATCGAACTCGCCCGCGACCTCGGGGCTGATGCCGTCGTCTTCGGCTGCCTCTCTCCGGATGGCTCTCTTGACCTTGCTGCCATTGAAACGTTGCTCGATGCCTGCGACGGCTTTCCCGCCGTGTTTCATCGCGCCTTCGATGTCTGCGCCGATCTTCCCGCTGCCTTGGAAGCGCTCGCCGAACTCGGCTTCGAGCGTATCCTAACAAGTGGCGGCGCGCCCTCCGTCATGGAGGCGCTCGATCCCATTGCTGCTCTCGTGCAACAAGCCGGGGATCGTCTCGAAATCCTTCCCGGCGGAGGGATCAAGCCGGAGTATGTCGCGGAGATCATCCGCCACACCGGCGTGAACCAGGTCCACTTGTCCGCCCGTTCCGTTCAGAACAGCCCGATGACATTCCGCCGTCCCGAGATACCGATGGGTGCGACGACGGTGCCGGCCGAATACGAACGCCGCGTCGCCGATGCCGCGCTGATTGCCGCGGCCCGTTTGGGCCACGGCTGACCGTCTCACGGTGCCTGCTTGAAAACGCCGCGGCGGGCAAATTTCAGGTCGCCGTTCATGGAGTCCGAGTAAGCGATGGCAGGCTGCCCATCGTGGCCGAAGACGATCGAGCTGGAAGACCCGACGATGTAGGAGCCCCCGGTTCCATCGCCATCCACCATGCTGATGGTCCACGTGCTGCCATCGAAGCGGGCGAATTTCAGATCTGCCGGTCCGGTGTAAAAGTAGGAGGCCGCCGGCTGTCCATTCGGTCCAAAGGCGAATGCGGCGTTGCCCGTGACAGGATCACCGCCGCCGTCGAAGGATGTGCCCGGCCATGTCTGGCCATTGAACCGGAAAACCCAGACCGTGCCGTTCGCAATATGACGGCAGCAGATCGCGGGCCGTCCGTCCGGTCCGAAGGCGAGCGAGCTGAACCCTCCGGTCAAGGATGAGGTGGAAGTCACCGGCTCCAGCAGCCAGGAGCTGCCGTTGAACCGGGCATACTTCAACTGGGCACCGGTCTGGTTGTAGTAGGAGATTGCCGGCTGCTGGTCGGGACCGAAGGCCAGCGAGGCATGCCAACCCACCGTTCCCGCATCCTCATCCGGAGAGGAGAAGACCCAAGAGCTTCCATTGTAGCGGGCGAATCGGAGGTTGGTATTCGTCGAGTCGAAGTAAGCGATCGCAGGCTGGCCGTCCGGTCCGAAGGCGAGGGAGCAATAGGTGCCCACATTGGCGATGGGATCGGGCACCGCACCCGTGCTCCAGGCGCTGCCATTGAATCGCGCGAACTTCAGGTCGGCATTGGTCAAGTCGTAGTAGGCGATTGCGGGGTGGCCATCCGGTCCGAATTTCAGCGATGACTTGTTACCGACGTCGCCTGCGTTGACGTCCACGGTCACCGTGGCCCAGGCGCTGCCATTGAAGCGGGTGAACTTGAGATTGGTATTCGTGGAGTCGTAGTAGGAGATCGCCGGATGACCGTCAGGGCCGAACGCGAGCGATGAGGCTCCACCCACGTTGCCGGTGCTGTCCACCGTCTGGATGTTCCACGCCATCTCGACGTTCGATGCGGCGAGTAGATTGATGAGGCCTTGATGGTCTTCCTTCAGCCGGGTGAGATCCGTGCGTGCCGCGGTGAGGTCGGCCTGCGTTTGCGCCGCCTGGGTCTCGAGCGTGCCGATCTTGTCCCAAAGCTGCTGGAGCGTCTTCATGCTCGCGGCGGGCGCTCCCGCCGGCGGCGTCAGCGGGCCTTGGGCGAAGACCGGCGGCAACAGCAACGAGGCGATGGCGAGGAAGGGAGCTTTCATCAGGAGGCTGCTGTTAGATCTCATGGCACACAGTTCTGTTTCACGGTGGCCGTGATGGCTTGTCCGGCGGGTGCCGTGCAGCCGGTCGCCACGACGGCTTCGATGGCGGTCCCGCCTCCGGAGCTGCGTTCGCCGCGGCTGTTGCTCACCGTGCCATTGGAGGCCCAGATCGCCCGCGATCCACTGGCAGTGATGCCGGTGCAATTCGTAATCGTGGAGCCGACGATGGCATTGCCCGAGGTCACGGTGCTCTTGCTGTTAGAAATCACGTCCGCGAAGATTCCCGCGCCGCTGCCCGTATTGGTGACCACGCAATCGGTCACGCTGTCGGCGGTGATTCCCGTGCCACCGGAGGTGCCGGCACCCTTTGCGTGGCAGTGGCTGACCTGTCCGCCACGGATACCCGTCGGCGCACCCGGCCCGCCTCCGAGCGACTCGGAGGTGCAGCCGCTCACCCTGTCGCCCTCGATCCCGGTGGCTTCGCAGACGAAGGCGCTGCTATCGACGACACTCGCCGCACGGATCCCGTGGGAGCTGCAGAGGCTCACCGTGCAGTCCTTCACCACGCTGCCGACGATCACTTTCACGTCGATCCCGTACTTCGCCCCGGAGACGCTCACTCCTTCGATGATCACACCAGTGGTGCCATTGGATCCTACGATTCCCTCGAAATTTCCCGCGCTGAAAACTCCGGATGTCCGCGTCACACCTCCCAGGATTTGGCCGTTCTTGATTTGCACGTTGCGCGCGGTGGAACTCATCACGATCCCGTCGCCATCGGCATTGCTGCGCGCGTCGATGGTGAACCCGTTCAAGTCGAGCGTGATCCCGGCTCCATTGATGCTAAACGCAGTGCCCGAAGCCGACGTGATATTGCCGGTGAGATAGTAGGACCCCGGGGCGTTGAGTGTCGCGGGTGCGGAAAGCGGGATGCGCTTCTCCACCGGTTGGCCGTTCACCTTGTCCCAGATCTCTTGCAAGGTCTTCATCCCTGCCGTGGGGACACCGGGCGGAGGGGTGATCGGTCCTTGGGCTCCGGCGAGAAGCGGAAGCAGGAAAATCGAGGCGATGGCAAAGTGGAGGCGGGTCATGGCTGAAGGGGTTTCGCGACTTGGACGCGGAAGAAATTCCGGGGTGAAGGCTGGACAGAGATTCCTTGTGAAGTGGTGGAGCCGGATGAGCCGGGGAAGAGGGACGTCTCGCTGTACCAAGGTGTTACCCCTACATCAGGGGACGTCTGGTAGCGGTAGAGTCGCCGCGGTGAACTGGTGAAGGTCGCATCCCAGCTATTGTATCCTTCGCCGGGGAAGAACCCGAGTTGCTGGCTGACGATTC
Coding sequences within it:
- a CDS encoding copper homeostasis protein CutC, which encodes MTLEICVDSLDSILACAEAGADRIELCASLTEGGLTPSGGMVVQARTLFPGEIAMMIRPRGGDFLYQPEEIAAMCADIELARDLGADAVVFGCLSPDGSLDLAAIETLLDACDGFPAVFHRAFDVCADLPAALEALAELGFERILTSGGAPSVMEALDPIAALVQQAGDRLEILPGGGIKPEYVAEIIRHTGVNQVHLSARSVQNSPMTFRRPEIPMGATTVPAEYERRVADAALIAAARLGHG